TCGATGCGGCGTGCGCCGGGACCGGCCTCTTCGACATACAGATCAGTCAGCGATGCGACCCCTGCCCAAAAACAGGAGCGCAGAACGATGACCACAACGGGGATGATTATTTCTATGAGCACTGTCTTGGCGCGTCGCACCATGCGAACGGCCCTGCTGGCCACCACCGCCTTGTTCGGCGCGACCGCCGCCTTCGCCCAGGAGGCGCAGGACGACGTCACTCAGGTCGAGGAGATCGTCGTCGTCGGCTCGCAGATCCGCGGCTCCAAGGTGACGGCCGCCCTGCCGGTGACCGTCGTCAGCGAAGACGACATCATCGCCGCCGCTCCGGCATCGGGCGACGACCTGTTCCGCTCCATCCCCCAGATGGGCGATGTGACCTTCAACTCCTCCTACCTGCCCTACACCTCGAACGCGGCGCGCGGCGACACCGGCTCGGTGAACCTGCGCAGCCTGGGCATCGGCAACACCCTGGTGCTGCTGAACGGCCGCCGCGTCGTCGGCCACCCGACGTCGCAGGCCAATGAGCACCTGGTGCCGGTCCTGACCTACAACACCAACGCCATTCCGGTGTCGGGCCTGAAGCGCATGGAAGTCCTGCGCGACGGCGCCGCCGCCATCTACGGCGCCGACGCCGTGGCCGGCGTGGTCAACACCGTCCTGCGCGACGACATGGACGGCCTGACCGTCTCGACCCAGTATGGCGGCGCCGAAGGCACCGGCATGCGCGAGCTGAACCTGTCGATCTATGGCGGCAAAGACATTCAGGAGGGTCGCGGCAACATCTCGGCCTTCTTCAACTACGACCACCGCGACGAGCTGAACACGCTCGATCAGGACTACACCGCCTCCAACGACCTGACCTCGCTGTTCGCCGGCACTGGCTTTGAGAACAACAGCAGCCTGAACGGCACCTCGCCGCTGACGCCCTGGGGCCGCTTCACGGTCAGCGGCTCGGGCGCCACGATCAACGGCAAGGCCTACAGCGGCTTCACCGTCCTGCCGGGCACGCACAAGGACTGCGTCACCGCCATCGGCGACGGCCTGTGCGTCATGAGCGGGGCCAACCTGCCGTCGGAGCTGAACACGGACATGGCCAAGCTGGGCCTGACGGTCATGCCTGAGGTCGACCGTTTCAACCTGTTCGTCACCGGCAAATACCGCATCAACGACGCCGTCGAGGCCTTCGGCGAGCTGGGCGGCTACTATGCTGAATCACAGGCCTGGCAGGAGCCGATCGCAACGGCCTCGGCCGTGCCCTTCATCATCCCCGGCACGAACTACTACAACCCGCTGGACGGCAATCAGAACCTGACCCTGACCGGCTATCGGTTCATGGACATGGGCCCGATCAGCGTCAATGTGGTCAACAAGCAGTACCGCATCCTGGGCGGCCTGCGCGGCGACTGGAACGGCTGGAACTGGGAAACCGCCCTGACCTGGTCGGAAGCGTCGGCCAAGGACGTGTCGGACAACATCTCCGCCACCAAGCTGCAGGAGTGGGCCGCCAAGTCGACCCCGGACGCCTACAACTTCTTCAACGGCGGGTCGCTGACCAACCCCAAGGTCGGTGACGACACCCTGTCGAACCAGGCGGCCCTGGACGGCATCCGCGTCGACATGGTCCGCAAGACCAAGACCGAACTGGGCATGTGGGACTTCCGCGTCTCGCGCCCCGACGTCTATCAGCTGCCCGCCGGTCCCGTCGGCGTCGCCGCCGGCATCGAGCTGCGCACCGAGACCCAGCTGGACGACCGCGACAGCCGCGTCGACGGCACGATCCGCTTCACCAACCTGCGCGGCGTCCAGTCTTCGGACCTGATCAACCAGTCGGAGAACC
Above is a window of Brevundimonas naejangsanensis DNA encoding:
- a CDS encoding TonB-dependent receptor plug domain-containing protein — encoded protein: MSTVLARRTMRTALLATTALFGATAAFAQEAQDDVTQVEEIVVVGSQIRGSKVTAALPVTVVSEDDIIAAAPASGDDLFRSIPQMGDVTFNSSYLPYTSNAARGDTGSVNLRSLGIGNTLVLLNGRRVVGHPTSQANEHLVPVLTYNTNAIPVSGLKRMEVLRDGAAAIYGADAVAGVVNTVLRDDMDGLTVSTQYGGAEGTGMRELNLSIYGGKDIQEGRGNISAFFNYDHRDELNTLDQDYTASNDLTSLFAGTGFENNSSLNGTSPLTPWGRFTVSGSGATINGKAYSGFTVLPGTHKDCVTAIGDGLCVMSGANLPSELNTDMAKLGLTVMPEVDRFNLFVTGKYRINDAVEAFGELGGYYAESQAWQEPIATASAVPFIIPGTNYYNPLDGNQNLTLTGYRFMDMGPISVNVVNKQYRILGGLRGDWNGWNWETALTWSEASAKDVSDNISATKLQEWAAKSTPDAYNFFNGGSLTNPKVGDDTLSNQAALDGIRVDMVRKTKTELGMWDFRVSRPDVYQLPAGPVGVAAGIELRTETQLDDRDSRVDGTIRFTNLRGVQSSDLINQSENPDTYGERDVFSAYVELAAPLISPDMGVPLVHNLEVQVAGRFEEYSDFGSVAKPKFAAAWDIVDGFRIRGSWAQGFRAPNLEQINATVITRSNTSNDWIYCEALRVQGGLKTATGAIDNTLRGCGASMSSRVADEFKANFSQTHARKSTQERRSGNPDLAPEESETVSLGFVIQPRFIPAEFGDFTFTADWWQVKQEGMVGLFRGQNALTLDYLLRKQGSFNENVVRADPTAADIAIFAGSGLEAAGEVLYIKDAYTNQQPQTVEGLDLGVMWRLRGTQYGDFNVNLNVSHLIKYYLDMAPETKMLADAQASGQLDEAIFLSGSFGDMIADFGRPEWKWSLSATWRKDDWTVGAFTQYISSLYDDSLTNSAGDYWTVDSTITANLYAEYAFDGSRFSEALAGSAVRVGVRNITDEQPPLASGGYVGSVYQPYGRYWYASFRKSF